Proteins encoded in a region of the Pseudomonas putida genome:
- the serC gene encoding 3-phosphoserine/phosphohydroxythreonine transaminase, with amino-acid sequence MSKRAFNFCAGPAALPDAVLQRAQAEMLDWRGKGLSVMEMSHRSDDYVAIAEKAEQDLRDLLSVPSNYKVLFLQGGASQQFAEIPLNLLPENGTADYIETGIWSKKAIEEARRFGNVNVAASAKPYDYLAIPGQNEWSLTKSAAYVHYASNETIGGLQFDWVPETGDVPLVVDMSSDILSRPIDVSQYGLIYAGAQKNIGPSGLVVVIVREDLLGRARSSCPTMLDYKVSADNGSMYNTPATYSWYLSGLVFEWLKEQGGVDAMEQRNRAKKERLYGFIDNSDFYTNPISVNARSWMNVPFRLADERLDKAFLAGADARGLLNLKGHRSVGGMRASIYNALGLEAVDALVGYMAEFEKEHG; translated from the coding sequence GTGAGCAAACGAGCCTTTAACTTCTGCGCAGGCCCTGCCGCGCTTCCTGACGCTGTCCTGCAGCGCGCCCAGGCCGAGATGCTGGACTGGCGTGGCAAGGGCTTGTCGGTGATGGAAATGAGCCATCGCAGCGACGATTACGTGGCCATCGCCGAAAAGGCCGAGCAGGACCTGCGTGACCTGCTGTCCGTCCCCTCCAACTACAAGGTGTTGTTCCTGCAGGGTGGTGCCAGCCAGCAGTTCGCTGAAATCCCGCTGAACCTGCTGCCGGAAAACGGTACCGCCGACTACATCGAAACCGGTATCTGGTCGAAGAAGGCCATCGAGGAAGCGCGCCGCTTTGGCAACGTCAATGTCGCCGCCAGCGCCAAGCCATACGATTACCTGGCCATCCCAGGTCAGAACGAGTGGAGCCTGACCAAGAGCGCGGCCTACGTGCACTATGCGTCCAACGAGACCATTGGCGGCCTGCAGTTTGACTGGGTGCCGGAAACCGGTGACGTGCCGCTGGTCGTCGACATGTCGTCCGACATCCTCTCGCGTCCGATCGATGTGTCGCAGTACGGCCTGATCTACGCCGGCGCGCAGAAGAACATCGGCCCAAGCGGCCTGGTGGTGGTGATCGTCCGTGAAGACCTGCTGGGCCGCGCCCGCAGCAGCTGCCCGACCATGCTCGACTACAAGGTGTCGGCCGACAACGGTTCGATGTACAACACCCCGGCCACCTACTCCTGGTACCTCTCGGGCCTGGTCTTCGAGTGGTTGAAAGAGCAGGGTGGCGTCGACGCCATGGAGCAGCGCAACCGCGCCAAGAAAGAGCGTCTGTATGGCTTCATCGACAACAGCGATTTCTACACCAACCCGATCAGCGTCAATGCTCGTTCGTGGATGAACGTGCCGTTCCGCCTGGCTGATGAGCGCCTGGACAAGGCCTTCCTCGCCGGCGCCGACGCCCGTGGCCTGCTCAATCTCAAGGGCCACCGTTCGGTTGGCGGCATGCGCGCCTCCATCTACAACGCCCTGGGCCTGGAGGCGGTGGACGCGCTGGTGGGCTACATGGCTGAATTCGAGAAGGAGCACGGCTGA